From the genome of Candidatus Nitrosocosmicus oleophilus, one region includes:
- a CDS encoding class I SAM-dependent methyltransferase, with protein sequence MSQLNLSNKENEASEKESLKNKKTENVWKLGDYRSISTMLPSISSHLVRSINVQSGEDVLDIACGNGNTAITAGRIGANVTGIDITTELLDLAAEEAKIAQVDGITWRAGDAQNLPFEDESFDVVLSTFGHMFAPQPDLVAKEMMRVTKKGGRIGFATWPPELAIGSIFKANGKHLPKPVNSPPSPILWGVPEVIEKRLNEVSKVHFERGTALFPILSPNHFWEFMSTKYGPLINTIQILNNRGDSSETDLLRDDFLKAIGPYVFDNSIGLGYLLTIAKR encoded by the coding sequence ATGAGTCAATTAAATCTGTCAAATAAAGAGAATGAAGCAAGTGAAAAAGAAAGTTTGAAAAATAAAAAAACCGAGAATGTTTGGAAACTAGGGGATTATCGTAGTATCTCTACGATGCTTCCTTCAATATCTTCTCACCTGGTGAGATCAATAAATGTTCAATCTGGAGAGGATGTTCTTGACATCGCCTGCGGAAATGGAAACACTGCAATTACGGCAGGGAGAATAGGTGCAAATGTAACCGGAATTGATATCACGACGGAACTATTAGACCTTGCTGCAGAAGAAGCGAAAATTGCCCAGGTTGATGGGATAACATGGAGGGCGGGTGATGCCCAGAATTTACCCTTTGAGGACGAATCCTTTGATGTTGTTCTTTCAACCTTTGGACACATGTTTGCCCCTCAGCCAGACCTCGTTGCCAAAGAAATGATGCGAGTGACAAAGAAAGGTGGTCGGATAGGATTCGCAACTTGGCCACCCGAGCTTGCGATTGGATCAATATTTAAAGCAAATGGTAAACATTTACCTAAACCAGTTAATAGTCCTCCTTCTCCAATACTTTGGGGTGTTCCTGAAGTAATAGAAAAAAGATTAAATGAAGTATCAAAAGTGCATTTTGAGCGTGGTACAGCACTCTTTCCGATTCTTAGTCCAAATCACTTTTGGGAGTTTATGAGTACAAAATATGGACCATTGATTAATACTATTCAAATATTAAATAATCGCGGTGATTCTAGTGAAACCGATTTACTTAGAGATGATTTCTTGAAAGCAATAGGTCCTTATGTCTTTGACAATAGTATTGGATTGGGTTACCTATTGACCATTGCAAAAAGATAG
- a CDS encoding response regulator, which yields MNFVECEFQREQPFEKPGDKFYKEHAETVMYKEKTSNSTATVADTILSDHYKRTSNKSEVVKPTNSLTKEFEPANILIAEPESDILTLFKTFLETLGVRSATVADGEAALEFFLEKENKGKPYDVVVLDTHLKGLNGLDLAKMIHDISPTQRIIVVTTTPKEYLSKNVLKSAMIEEGDILTMPFRLSDFISKLKQRE from the coding sequence ATGAACTTTGTAGAGTGTGAATTCCAACGCGAACAACCATTTGAAAAACCTGGGGACAAGTTCTACAAAGAACACGCTGAAACTGTTATGTATAAAGAAAAAACATCTAATTCAACCGCAACTGTTGCAGATACCATCTTATCCGATCATTACAAAAGAACATCAAACAAATCTGAAGTTGTCAAACCTACTAATTCCTTAACAAAAGAATTTGAACCGGCCAACATCTTAATTGCAGAACCCGAATCCGATATTCTAACCTTGTTTAAGACATTTCTAGAAACTCTGGGAGTAAGGTCGGCTACAGTCGCTGATGGTGAGGCAGCCCTTGAATTTTTTCTTGAGAAGGAAAACAAGGGTAAACCGTACGACGTGGTCGTTTTGGATACTCACTTAAAGGGTCTAAATGGTCTTGATCTAGCAAAAATGATACATGATATTAGCCCCACCCAACGAATAATTGTGGTTACGACAACTCCAAAGGAATACTTATCAAAGAATGTCTTAAAGTCTGCAATGATAGAGGAGGGGGACATTCTAACCATGCCCTTTAGACTATCTGATTTCATTTCCAAATTGAAACAGAGAGAATGA
- a CDS encoding plasmid partition protein ParG encodes MIIRGFDDEIHSQLGDQSKKKGVSINSIVKDAVDQWLKKQDEIPKRHHLLLYDNAESVIRMIKSLDKLAKEGEWFRCFVRSSNSSVTEALEKLDWFDGTITPYKPSQKDPLNHLKDILQNISQNSNNKEICLLDFLINDIADSSIKEACFLEKEYDKNRLEGLVFCAYDLNNMFKASTTEMIEMFELHDQVFILNDDQIYKLHLTKENMHKLFLS; translated from the coding sequence ATGATAATCCGAGGCTTCGATGATGAGATTCACTCTCAACTTGGCGATCAATCAAAAAAGAAGGGTGTTTCCATAAATTCAATTGTGAAGGACGCCGTGGATCAGTGGCTAAAAAAACAAGACGAAATACCAAAACGACACCATTTACTTCTATACGATAACGCGGAATCTGTGATTCGAATGATCAAGTCATTAGATAAATTGGCCAAGGAAGGTGAATGGTTTAGATGTTTCGTACGGTCATCTAATTCTTCAGTTACAGAGGCACTAGAAAAACTAGACTGGTTTGATGGGACAATAACACCATACAAGCCGTCTCAAAAAGATCCTCTGAATCATCTTAAAGACATATTGCAAAATATTTCGCAGAATTCTAATAATAAAGAAATATGTTTACTTGATTTCCTCATCAATGATATTGCAGACTCTTCAATTAAGGAAGCATGCTTTCTTGAAAAAGAATATGACAAGAATAGATTAGAGGGCCTAGTATTTTGTGCATATGATTTGAATAACATGTTTAAAGCTTCTACAACAGAAATGATAGAAATGTTCGAGTTACATGATCAGGTATTTATCCTTAATGATGATCAGATTTACAAATTGCATTTGACCAAAGAAAATATGCATAAACTTTTCTTGAGCTAG